One Streptomyces umbrinus genomic window, GCTCGTACACGGTCCGTACGCTGCCTCACGAGGCCCGCCCCGAGCCGGGTACGACCGTGTACCTGGTGGCGCGTCCGGGCGCCGCCGACTGGCTGTCCGAGGAGCGGGTCCTCTCGCTGGCCCGGGACTTCGGCTCGCTGCTGCCCTACGACGTACGGATGGGCGACGAGGCGGTCACGGACCTTCCGGCGCCCTGGGACCGCGCGTATCCGAGCCCCGCCTCCCGAAGGGTGGCCCTGGGGCGGCACTGCCACGACCTGTTCGGGTTCACGCCGCTGGACTCCATCGACCTGGACGTGCCGCTCGCCGGGATACGCGGGGTGGCGTACGTGCTGCCGTCCGCGGTCAGTCCCGCCCAGCGCGCCGGTCATCGCGTGCACCTGAAGGGCATGCTGCTCACCGAGCGCGCCGAACAGCTGCTGCCCGACTGGGCGTTCTTCGTTCGCTGCGTCCTCGACACGGACAGCCTGCGGCCCACCGCGTCCCGCGAGGCGCTGTACGAGGACGAGGCCCTGGCGGGAGTACGGGAGGCGCTGGGCGAGCGGATCAGGGTCTGGCTGACGGGGCTCGCGGCCGGTGATCCCGAGCGTCTCGCGGCCTTCCTGTCGGTGCACCACCTGGGCGTGAAGTCCCTGGCGCGGCACGACAGCGAGATGCTGCGCACGATGCTGCCGTGGCTGCCCTTCGAGACGACCGACGGGCAGCTCTCCCTGGAGGAGTTCGCCCAGCGGCACCCGGTGGTGCACTTCACACGGACCGTGGAGGAGTACCGCCAGGTCGCGCCGATCGCGTCCGCGCAGGGCGTGGGTGTCGTCAACGGCGGCTACACGTACGACAGCGAGCTGGTCGAGGCGCTGCCCTCGGTGCGGCCCGGGACGGTCGTGGCGCAGCTGGACGCCGACACGGTGACCGCGCACCTGGACTCGGTCGACCCGGCGGTGGAGCTGGCCCTGTCGGCCTTCCTGGGGGCCGCGCGGGCCAGACTCGACCCCCTGGGGTGCGATGTGGTCCTGCGGGCCTTCCATCCCCTCTCCGTTCCCGCGCTGCACCTGGACGACCGGGCGGCCCGCCACGAGCAGGCGCGCGCGGAGGCCGAGGAACAGGCCGACGACCTGTGGGCGGGCATCCTCGGCTCGCTGCGGGGCAGCGCCCCGCGCGCGCGGCTGGTGCTCAACCACCTCAACCCGCTGATCCGGAAGATCAGTTCGCTCGACGACCGGGAGCTGATCGGGACGGCGACGGAGTCGCTCTACGGTCAGGCCCTGCTGATGGCGCAGCGGCCGCTGCGACCGGCGGACTCGGCGCTCCTGAACCGGGCGTTCATCGGCCTCCTGGAGTGGGCCACCCACAGCGACTCCCCGGAGGAGGGCCACCGATGAGCCGGACCGGTGAAAACATGGACTTCGACGCGCTGCGCCGGGCGATGCAGGAGAACTACGAGCAGCCGGAGGGCCCGGCCCGCAACGCGCGCGCGGAACTCCTGCTCGCCGAGGCAGAGAAGCTGAACATCCCGCTCGCCGTGATCGAGGCGCTCGGCCACCAGCTGAAGGTCTACAACTACAGCTCCGAGAAGGACAGGATGTTCGTCCCCTTCGCGCGCCTGCTGCGCATGTGGGACGAACACCCCGAGGACTTCGACGAGTACGAGACCCACTCCCTGCACTGGGTCTTCAAGTGGGTGTCCTCCGGAATGGTCGGCCAGCCGCACGTTCCGCTCGCCTCCATCGAGAAGTGGCTCGGCGAGATGGAGCACCGCTACCGGCTCGCCGGTCACTCCGAACGGGCCGTCCGCAGCACCGAGTTCACGGTCGCGCGGTCCATCGGGGACCTGGGGCGGGCCGAACGGGCGTACACCGCGTGGCTGGCCGCCG contains:
- a CDS encoding HSP90 family protein encodes the protein MDSQISQSAQASQSPHTFQVDLRGLVDLLSHHLYSSPKVYLRELLQNSVDAITARRAEQPDAPALVRLFVEGGSGGALRVEDSGIGLTETDVHSLLATIGRSSKRAEGLESARSDFLGQFGIGLLACFVVAERIRVVSRSARTPDAPPVEWTAADDGSYTVRTLPHEARPEPGTTVYLVARPGAADWLSEERVLSLARDFGSLLPYDVRMGDEAVTDLPAPWDRAYPSPASRRVALGRHCHDLFGFTPLDSIDLDVPLAGIRGVAYVLPSAVSPAQRAGHRVHLKGMLLTERAEQLLPDWAFFVRCVLDTDSLRPTASREALYEDEALAGVREALGERIRVWLTGLAAGDPERLAAFLSVHHLGVKSLARHDSEMLRTMLPWLPFETTDGQLSLEEFAQRHPVVHFTRTVEEYRQVAPIASAQGVGVVNGGYTYDSELVEALPSVRPGTVVAQLDADTVTAHLDSVDPAVELALSAFLGAARARLDPLGCDVVLRAFHPLSVPALHLDDRAARHEQARAEAEEQADDLWAGILGSLRGSAPRARLVLNHLNPLIRKISSLDDRELIGTATESLYGQALLMAQRPLRPADSALLNRAFIGLLEWATHSDSPEEGHR